AAAAAAGACGCCCTGGGCGGCAAGGCCACGCGCAAGCTGATCCAGATCACCCTGGCGGACCACCCCGGCTGGAAAGGCATGGAGGTCATGCTGTACGTGCCGAACGGACTTGGCCACCCTGCCCCCTGTTTTGTGGGGCCGAGCTTTGGCGGCAACCATGCGGTGAGCACGGAAAAGGATGTGCCCCTTTCCACCCGCTGGATGCGGCCTAACAAAGAGAAGTTCATCGTGGACAACCGCGCCACCGAAAAGAGCCGGGGTAATGAAAGCAGCCGCTGGCCGCTGGAGATGATCATTGGCCAGGGCTTCGCCGTGGCGACCTATTACTACGGCGACATTGAGCCGGACCAGGCCGAAGGCTGGAAGGACGGGCTGCGCGCAGTGCTGAGCAAGGACGGCGCAAACACCGAATGGAAAGACGGCGACTGGGGCGCGATCGGTGCCTGGGCCTGGGGCCTGAGCCGCATCGCTGACTACCTGGAAACGGAAGGTGACATTGATGCGAAAAAGCTGGCCGTGATCGGCCACTCACGCCTGGGCAAAACGTCCCTTTGGGCAGGCGCGCAGGACATCCGCTTCGGCATCGTCATCTCCAACAACTCTGGCGAGGGCGGAGCGGCCACCATGCGCCGGAACTTTGGTGAAACGACGGCCATCATCACCAAGTCCTTCCCGCACTGGTTCACCAAAACCTACTCCAGTTACAGCGACAACGCTGCCGCCTGCCCGGTGGACCAGCACATGCTCATCGCGCTGGCCGCCCCGCGCCCGGTGTACATCGCCAGTGCGGTGGGGGACGAGTGGGCGGATCCGAAGGGGGAGTTCCTTTCCGGGCTGAATGCGGAGCCTGTGTATGAGCTGTACGGCAAACAAGGTTATGGGGTCAGCGCCCAGCCTGCGATTGACACGCCGGTGGGCGATGCCATCGGCTATCACGTGCGCACGGGCAAGCATGACGTGACGGATTACGACTGGGAGCAGTACCTGAAGTTTGCCAAGCGTCACTTTTCGAAGTGACGACTCCGTGGAAGCCGGGAAGGCCCCGGCTTGGGATCAAGGAATCTTCACCACCCCCACGGTGGTGTTGTCCTGGCGGTCGGAATTGATGCGCCGGATGGCAAAGAGGATCGCATCGGCGATTTTATCCGCCGTGGTGTTCTGGCCGAAGTGAAGCAGTTCCTTCAGGGCCTTGTCCGTGAGGGTGAAGATGCCGTCGCTGGCAGCAATGATGATGTCATCCCGCAGCAGCTTGACGGGATCGGCGGCGAAATCAATCAACGTCATGGGAAGGCCCATGACGGCGCTTTGCAGGGTGTGGCGGCCGGGGTGGTGGGCGGCTTCTTCAGCAGTCATGGTGCCGGCCGCCACCTGGGCGTCCAGCAGCGGGGTGAGGGAGTGGTCCGCATTCAGGCGGGTCAGGTTACCCCGCCGGTAGAGGAAGAGCGGAGAATCGCCGACGCTGATCCACTGCACCTCTTTCTGGCTGACCAGCACGGACAGCATGGTGGTGCCCATGGGCGGAGCCACGGAGGGCATGCGGTCCGTGATGTAGCCGAGGGTTTCATTGGCGGTATCCAGGGCGGTGCGCAGGCGCCAGCTGGCATCTCCGGGCTGCTCATGGAAAGCCCGCACAAAGGCATTCACCGCCAGATAGCTGGCCACGCTGCCGCCGGCATGGGCGCCGAGGCCGTCACCCACCACCAGGAGCAGCCTGCTCAAAGGCTCGTCACTGAGTTCGGAGGCATCCGCAAAGGCGTAATAGTCCTCCTGGTTGTCACGGCGGCCTTTGTACTGGCGGGCGGCGAAGTCCTGCTCCTGCACAAAAGCGAGGGGGGCGGCAGGACGGGACAGGATGGGCAATGGAACAGGGGCGGTCACTCAGCGGAAAACTTGAAGGTCGTGATATGCAGGTAAGGCTCCCCTGGACGCACGACGGCACTGGGAAACTGGGGCTTGTTGGGGCTGTCCGGATACTTTTGGGTCTCCAGGCAGAAGCCATGGCGGGATTCATAAACGTGGCCGGCTTTGCCTTTGACGCCTTTGACGTGGTTGGCCGTGTAGAGCTGCACGCCAGGGTCGGTGGTCAGGACTTCCATGACGCGGCCGCTTTTGGGGTCTTTGACCCGGGCTGCCAGCTTTTCGCCACTGCCGGCCAGCACGTAGTTGTGATCATAACCTTTTCCCTGAAGCAGGGGTTTGAAAGCAGCGGAGATGCGCGCGCCGATGAGCTGTGGGCGGGTGAAGTCCAGGGGCGTGTCCAGCACACTTTCGATCTCGCCCGTGGGGATCAGGGAATCGTCCGTCGGGGTGTAGTTTTCCGCCGGGATGGTCAGCTCATGGCCCAGGATGTCGCCACTGCCCTCCCCCGCCAGATTGAAATAGCTATGATTGGTGAGATTCACGACGGTGGGCTTGTCAGTGGTGGCACGGTATTCGATGCGCAGGGCATTGTCGGCCGTCAGGCTGTAAGTGACGGTGCAATCCAGCTTTCCAGGGAAGCCTTCCTCGCCATCGGCACTGGTGTAGGCCAGCTCCACGGCATTGCGCTCCTCAAGGGTGCGGGCCAGCCAGACTTTTTTATCAAAAGCCTCCCGCCCGCCATGGATGTGATTTTTTCCAGAATTGGCCGTCACTTCATAGGTTGTGCCGTCAATTTCGAAGGAGGCGCCGCCGATGCGGTTGGCATAACGGCCGGTGATGCAGCCGAAGTGCGGATGCTTGCCCAGATAGGGCTCCAGGCTGTCGAAACCGAGCACCACATCTGCCAGGGCTCCTGTTTTGTCAGGCACTTTCAATGAGACAAGAATGCCCCCGTAATTCATGATCCGGGCCTCCATGCCCTTTTCATTGGTCAGGGTGAAAAGCCGGACCTCCTGACCGGCGGCCGTTTTACCCCAGACTTCGGAAGTGACAGAAGCGGCGACGGGCAAAGATGAGTGCATAAATGCGAATGCGACAGCAAGCAGGACGCAGCGTGACATGGTGAAAAAGAGGCGGTTGGGTGGCGGCTTTTCAGTGTGGCGGCTGCCACCGTCCTGCGCAAGGCATGATTCCAATGCTGATTTCGACTGTGAAAAGCTTCTACGCGGATGGGATTTACGATAGTTTAAATGCACAAATTCGGCCTCAAACAGGCGTTATGCCTTTTCACTCCCGCTAATGTCATCTTCAATCCCTCTCAGTCCAGGAGTCTTGGAGTTCATTACCAAGGCTTTACAAGATCATCATCAGCCGTTATTCCCCCGTGCGGCTGGAGTTAACTGCCCTGCCCATACTCCCTGGAGGGCCGGTATCCCCGGCCTCACACGGCGTTTGTTCTTTGCCCCCAACTGCGAGTTTCCTCCTCTGCTTTGATCCCCCCCCCTCTCATCTCAGCCCTCCGGCTCCATTACCCTCCGCACCTGTTCTCAGACCGCGCAGGCATCAGACGGATGCTGCTGCTCATGTTCTTCCTGACTGGCAGCAGCCTGGCTCAGGGCCAGAGCATCGCTGAAAGCCTGGCGGATCTGAGCATTGAGCAGTTGCTCAGTGAACCGGTGAATTCGGTGACCAAAAGGACGACACGGCAGTTTGACTCACCGGCCGCCATCACCGTGCTGACCCACGATGACCTGCAGCGGTCCGGAGCGACGAGCGTGCCCGATGCGCTACGGCTCGTGCCCGGCATGAATGTCGGAGCGGTGAATGCGAGCCAGTACGCCGTCTCGGCCCGCGGATTTAATACGGTCTTTGCCAACAAGATGCTGGTGCTGGTGGACGGGCGCGCGGTTTACAACTCCATGTTTGCCGGGGTGTTTTGGGATCTCCAGCAGCCGGTGATGGAGGACCTGGAGCGCATTGAGGTCATCCGCGGACCAGGTGCGGCCATCTGGGGGGCCAATGCGATGAACGGCGTGATCAACATCGTCAGCCGCAGTGCGCGCGACACGCAGGGCGGTCTGGCCTACCTGGGAGGCGGCAATGTGCAGCGGACGATGGCTGGAGGCCGCTATGGGGGAGTGATCGGCGATG
The Prosthecobacter sp. SYSU 5D2 DNA segment above includes these coding regions:
- a CDS encoding acetylxylan esterase produces the protein MRKSLLLTLMLLTGEDWAEAQKSKANYDETKIAPYTLPELMVTADGTKVSTVEDWKSKRRPEVLELFKDHVYGRTPADWGQVKFETLAVKKDALGGKATRKLIQITLADHPGWKGMEVMLYVPNGLGHPAPCFVGPSFGGNHAVSTEKDVPLSTRWMRPNKEKFIVDNRATEKSRGNESSRWPLEMIIGQGFAVATYYYGDIEPDQAEGWKDGLRAVLSKDGANTEWKDGDWGAIGAWAWGLSRIADYLETEGDIDAKKLAVIGHSRLGKTSLWAGAQDIRFGIVISNNSGEGGAATMRRNFGETTAIITKSFPHWFTKTYSSYSDNAAACPVDQHMLIALAAPRPVYIASAVGDEWADPKGEFLSGLNAEPVYELYGKQGYGVSAQPAIDTPVGDAIGYHVRTGKHDVTDYDWEQYLKFAKRHFSK
- a CDS encoding protein phosphatase 2C domain-containing protein: MTAPVPLPILSRPAAPLAFVQEQDFAARQYKGRRDNQEDYYAFADASELSDEPLSRLLLVVGDGLGAHAGGSVASYLAVNAFVRAFHEQPGDASWRLRTALDTANETLGYITDRMPSVAPPMGTTMLSVLVSQKEVQWISVGDSPLFLYRRGNLTRLNADHSLTPLLDAQVAAGTMTAEEAAHHPGRHTLQSAVMGLPMTLIDFAADPVKLLRDDIIIAASDGIFTLTDKALKELLHFGQNTTADKIADAILFAIRRINSDRQDNTTVGVVKIP
- a CDS encoding aldose epimerase family protein, encoding MHSSLPVAASVTSEVWGKTAAGQEVRLFTLTNEKGMEARIMNYGGILVSLKVPDKTGALADVVLGFDSLEPYLGKHPHFGCITGRYANRIGGASFEIDGTTYEVTANSGKNHIHGGREAFDKKVWLARTLEERNAVELAYTSADGEEGFPGKLDCTVTYSLTADNALRIEYRATTDKPTVVNLTNHSYFNLAGEGSGDILGHELTIPAENYTPTDDSLIPTGEIESVLDTPLDFTRPQLIGARISAAFKPLLQGKGYDHNYVLAGSGEKLAARVKDPKSGRVMEVLTTDPGVQLYTANHVKGVKGKAGHVYESRHGFCLETQKYPDSPNKPQFPSAVVRPGEPYLHITTFKFSAE